TGCATCACTGGCTGCAGAACTTTGTATATCATATTCCTGTTAACTGGCTAATCTTTTTAATATCTATTGTTATAACATTGGTAATTACCGCATTAACGGTAGGTTATCGGTCAGTTAGAGCTGCAAGAAGTAATCCAGTCCAAAGTCTGAGGATGGAATAGTGCTATTCGTTTCGGGCTGCGCGGAAATTATTAGCTTTGCCTGTTTAGAGATTAAATGCGCCAAGTAAGGAAACCGGTAAAGAGAAAGACGGCTAAAAGCACTGCACGTAAAAAGAAAACTGACAACAAATGGTCTTTACGCATCAGGTTGATCGTGGCAGCGATGCTTCTCATTTTACTTTCTCCCTTGTATTACGGATACGTTTTAAAACCCTTTTCAGCGACCTGGCAATGGATTAAAGATATAGGTGAAGACCCTGAATTTCCTACTTACTCCAGTTACGATATCCGCATTCCCCGTAAATACGGTATTCACGGGATCGACGTATCCTATGCACAGGGAAAAATCGACTGGCAAAAGGTAAAGGCGATGGAAGAAGACGATGTGCGAATACAATTTGCGTTTATAAAAGCAACAGAAGGAATAACGCTCGTCGATCCTTATTTTCAGCGTAACTGGCGTGAAGCTCCAAAAGCGGGTATCATTTGTGGTGCTTATCATTATTTCCATCCCCGGAAGAGCGGAAAGCAACAGGCCCGCTTTTTTCTTCAGACGGCCTCATT
The window above is part of the Arcticibacter tournemirensis genome. Proteins encoded here:
- a CDS encoding ABC transporter permease — its product is MVLLAFVIAAPLAGWVMHHWLQNFVYHIPVNWLIFLISIVITLVITALTVGYRSVRAARSNPVQSLRME
- a CDS encoding glycoside hydrolase family 25 protein, whose translation is MRQVRKPVKRKTAKSTARKKKTDNKWSLRIRLIVAAMLLILLSPLYYGYVLKPFSATWQWIKDIGEDPEFPTYSSYDIRIPRKYGIHGIDVSYAQGKIDWQKVKAMEEDDVRIQFAFIKATEGITLVDPYFQRNWREAPKAGIICGAYHYFHPRKSGKQQARFFLQTASFETGDLPMIADVETLDGLPPERMRRELKSFLSHIEKKTGTKPIIYTGLSFYRDYLKDYFDEYKLWIAHYYKPELKAGANTNWYFWQLSDKAKVSGINHPVDFNVFKGDSTAFRRLIYH